The Thermothelomyces thermophilus ATCC 42464 chromosome 6, complete sequence DNA segment TCGGCCCCCTTCGCCCTCCACCCACAGAACGTCAGAGAATCCGGATGCGGCCAGCTTCGCCTTCCACACGGCCTCATTCGTTGTGCAATGGGTCCTATCGTCAGTAAAGAGCCACCATCCGTCCAGCAGGCCGAAGACAAGGTCTAGCCAATAGAGCCGAGTGGTGAACTCGACCAAGGCAAAGAAGCCACCGGGACGGACCAGGCGCCGCGCGTTGGTACAGGAGACGATAAGATCTTTGGTGGCGTGGATGCAGTTGGTCGATATGACGGCGTCAAACCGGTCTTGAAGATGACCGGGCGGTTCTTTCTCGATGTCGAGGACCAGATACTCGATGCTACCCGGGTGGAGGTCTTTGTATCTGGCCTTGGCAGCAGACAAGAAAGAGGCCGAGATGTCGGTGAAGACGTATCTGAAGGGGATCCCGGCTTCCACGAGCATGTCGAGGACGAACTGGGTTGTGCCACCCAGGCCGGCGCCGACCTCGAGTATCTCAACTGCGCGGTTCTGCTCACGGGATATCTTGGAGAAGACGGTCCTGAGAAGGGCGGCAAGCAGCTCGGAGGCGACGACGGACATGGGGGCGTTTGTGTAGAAGTCCTGCAGCAGGTCCTTGCTCTTGCCGAACAGGAGCTTGAGGGGGTCGGCCTCGCCCGAGAGGCATTCTGCGAACCGCGAGCCGGTGACGTGGAGGAGGCGGTGCGTGTTGGCGTGCAACGGGTGCTCCCGAATCAGCTTCTCGTAGATCACCTCGGCCGGGGTCGTGTCGACCGGGGTGCTCGTGCGGACGTAGCGATCGCCTCGGCGCTCCACTAGCCCGCCGATCTTGAGAATGTCAAAGATGGCCCCGCGCAGCACCCGGTGGTGCTTGGGCAAGACGCCGGGCGGGATCGACAGCGGGGTATTGGGCGCCATGCCGCTTAGCGGAGATCCCAGCCGGGCGAAGGACTCATTGACGTAGGCAAGGACGAGTCTCATTTGAGCCGGGTGCACATCTGACCAGAAATTGCTGGTTCCAGCTTCGTCCTCGACTTTCCCAAGCAGCTTTCCGATATCTGCAAATGCCGCCTGGACCAGTCCACCGTGGGGAGAGATCGACGAGCCAGATGGTGCTGTTTGACAAGGCAGGTAATTAGTTAGTTAGTCATGTGGAACCACTCCCCTGAATCAATCAAGAGTCAAAGAAGACTTGACGAACCGCTGATGGTAGTAGCTCCAAGCTTGTTGGCAATCTCAGCAACGCTGCTGCAGTCTCGAAAGAGCGAGGCGGGGAGTTCGATCCCGGTGCGCTCCCTTACTGTCTCGAGCACGTTCATCACCGCGAAGGGGTCCAGACACAGGTCGGCGAAGGGGACTTCGATGTCGGTGACATCAAATTTGCGTCCCGTCTCGCTCGAGATGGCGCTACATAGTACCTCGACGTGCTCCGCCGAGAGCCGGTTTTGTTGACTCGATGGATGGATCATGGTGGAATGTGGATGCAAGGACTAAGTGAGGTGGTTTCGCTGAAAGGAAGGGTGTTCAAGGTTGACTTGGGCCTGGAAATTGGGACATTGGGGGGCTTGGGGCGGCACTGGGACGAGTCCAGGCGTCAGAGCCATATTATGTATGGTTGGGGTTGTCCAAGGTTGTGTCTGCTCGATAGTGCAAAGGGCTCGTCCGAAGCTGAGCGACCATCTGGTACTcgtgtacggacgtactgtgTAAGGAGCCTGAGAGGGATGGTAAGTGGTCGTGCATGCAATGCCAACTGCCAATCGACTTCACAGGCAGTCGATTACACGAAGGTCAGCCAAACcgccaactgttccgcttGTTGGCGCCTGGCCTGTAGTTGCCTAGCGGAAAACAACGGCCGGCCAACTATGCCTCCCACTTCCCGCTTTGTACTGTACCTCCTGAACGAATAGTGTGGATGCGACAGGGGTACGGGCCCACCCAAAGTACCGGTACCTCGTTCCATTTCTGCCCACCACCCGGTGTACACAGTA contains these protein-coding regions:
- a CDS encoding polyketide synthase-like protein; this encodes MIHPSSQQNRLSAEHVEVLCSAISSETGRKFDVTDIEVPFADLCLDPFAVMNVLETVRERTGIELPASLFRDCSSVAEIANKLGATTISAPSGSSISPHGGLVQAAFADIGKLLGKVEDEAGTSNFWSDVHPAQMRLVLAYVNESFARLGSPLSGMAPNTPLSIPPGVLPKHHRVLRGAIFDILKIGGLVERRGDRYVRTSTPVDTTPAEVIYEKLIREHPLHANTHRLLHVTGSRFAECLSGEADPLKLLFGKSKDLLQDFYTNAPMSVVASELLAALLRTVFSKISREQNRAVEILEVGAGLGGTTQFVLDMLVEAGIPFRYVFTDISASFLSAAKARYKDLHPGSIEYLVLDIEKEPPGHLQDRFDAVISTNCIHATKDLIVSCTNARRLVRPGGFFALVEFTTRLYWLDLVFGLLDGWWLFTDDRTHCTTNEAVWKAKLAASGFSDVLWVEGEGGRKPNPQLIIGCTE